In Miscanthus floridulus cultivar M001 chromosome 19, ASM1932011v1, whole genome shotgun sequence, the DNA window tataattaacaaagaatctattagtacttagttggtatcataaatgttattatcttattatataaacttggtcaaacttgagatgctttgactctccaagattcttggaatgacttataatttgagatggagggagtaggAGATAACTTGTTTCTTCATTGCTTTCCATTCCATTGATGCTGGTTACAATATATAGGAGCTAAGGTCCCTGCTAGGCGCACAGACTCTGGCCCTTTCATACTTGAGGCCCCTTCAGCTGCTCCTTAATTGCTATTAATAGCCTTAATGACATTGGCCCTTTCAGCCACCAGCCTCCTCGGGCTGTGCCAGGCCATACGCTGCCTTGGGAGCATCCCTGCATGCAGCCATGCACATGACATCTTGTTCCTGATTTATTACCTGCACTTCGTCGTATTATTTTAGCCCTCGTTTAGTTGAGGCCAGAATCGGCGCCGCCGTAGCGCCTGTAGCTACTGTAGCTACTGTAGCAttccgtttgtatttggtaataattgtccaaacgttgactaattaggctcaaaacgttcgtctcgtaaagtacaaccaaactgtgcaattagtttttgattttgtcaacatttagtactccatgcatgtaccgcaagtttgatgtgacggggaatcttctttttgcatagtgccaaattttggatttggggtgaactaaacagggccttagcctGGTGATTAATCGAATCCGTTGTTTGCAACGAGTGATGTACAGGTCCATGACTATTACAAGTTGGGGCCTTTGACGGTGGTCTTGTCAGTGAACTACATGGACCGATTTCTCTCTGTGTACCATAATGCTGTAATGACTTTCCCAGCTTCGTGCTTCACATGCATTTCTTGCCGTCTGGATTTATTGATTGTACCGAGATGAATACCAAGTCATGGTGCAACTGCTTTTTTATTGCAGCTAGAGAAAGATTGGATGACACAACTCTTAACAGTGGCTTGCCTGTCCTTGGCTGCAAAAATGGAGGAAACAATTGTCTTAAACCCCTTAGACTTGCAGGCAAGTTCAATTATAGATCGTCACACTTCATGAAACTAGATCTGCCATATTGTGTGAAACATGTATTTCTAAAGTAGTTGAAGCCAATGTTTTGATAGGTGGTGGACGCGGAGTATGTGTTTGAGCCTAGCACCATACACAGGATGGAGAGTTTAGTGTTCAATACCTTGAGTTGGAGGATGCAAGCTGTGACTCCTTGCTCATTTATTGACTACTATCTTCACAAATTCAGTGACGGTGATGTCGTGTCCAAAATCATACTTTCTCGCGCGGTTGAACTTATCTTGAGCACATCTAAAGGTATGATTCTAAGTACAAGTGTGTGTACCCTTTCTGCACTCAATTAGTAGAATGTGATGATCAGTTTCTAAAGATGGGAATTTTGGTCTACAGTTGCTGAGTTCTTGGTTTTCAGACCATCAGAGATTGCTGCAAGTATAGCTCTTGTGGCATTGGGGAAACATGAGAGTTCAGTACTTGAGAGCGTGGCAACTTGTCGCAAAGAATTAAGAAAGGTATTGCATACACATCACCGCAATCCAGATTCCAGAAATGAATTGGATTATAGAAACTCAGTACCTTATTAAAGCAGTTAGCTTATGCCTTGATTTATACCAATCTATACTTTGGTACTTGTTAAATTTGTTTGTCACTCAATACATTGTAGGAAAGAGTATTAGGATGCTATGAAATGGTTCAAGATAAGATTGTTATGGGAGACATTATTATCAAGTCAGTTGGCTCTTCAGTTTTCCCCAAGCAGCACAGCCCCACAGGTGTGCTGGGTGTAGTTGCATGTGAAAGCCAACAAAGTGAGGACATAAGTGCTGGAGCTACAGTATGCAATGAGAGTTCATCAGCACGCAAAAGGAGGAGGATTTGCAGATGATTGGTCCTATTTTCACTGTCAGGTTTCTGCTTCTTCAAGTCTTGAAGCATGTCAATCACAAGGAAGAATTTTGGTGTGCCCAAGTAGTTCAGAGTATTAAAAGAATCAAAAGAAAATATAAACCATGTTTGCCTTTCAAATGGTAAGAGCCATTTGACTTGCAATGGGCTTAAAACTTGTTCCCAATTTATGAGTTTTGGGCATGCAAAGCTATTTGACAGACAGTCCACAGTCCAGTGATAGTGATGGTTATTGTCGGATTGGTTTAGGTGATAGTGGAATTGAGCCTTGGACTTGTGTGTTGcagatttgtagagacggtatagTTCTTTTTTTGCATCTTGTATTCATGCTCCCTTATTTGCGTTCCTGAGAACCTTGGAGGCGGGATTCTTTGATTTGGGTATTGAATTGAAAGTACAAGGAAAGAGAACAAGTccaagctttccttaaaaaggtGTTTTTCATGAAATTTGAAGAGGAAAGGTGTGTTTTGCTTTCCTTGAAAAGGTCTAGAGTTGTCGACGTTTTTAATGGTGGATTTTTCGAGCCATGCTGCCATGGTATGTCTCTACAAGTCCAAGCTTGTTCCACTTATCTCTAGTAAACCACATCAAAAAAAAAGGAGTACAAAATAGTACAAAGTATTTCATGAAACAAGAACACAGTAAAAGGGGTGCAGCTATTCCTTTCCTAGTTCAAGATATTAGTTCAAGATCTGGGATCATTACAGTGACTAGGGAATTTTTTGTATCTCTGTGAGTGCACTGTAGTTCAAGATATTATTTCAAGATATTAGCTCAAGATCTACCTTTTGTTGTTGGTTGGTGGTTAGGATGGTAATCACACCCTAGTGTGCTCACTTGCTACAACAGTTTGATCACTGTGGAATGCCTCTTGATGCCACTGCTCTCGGAAACAGCTAGCCAGATAATCCAGTCGTACAAAGGTCGCCATAGAAATAAATGATACTCCTTCAGTCCTAAGGAGTGCGATTGTAGATTTGGACTATGTCAAATTTTAtatagtttgactaaatttataaaacaTATCATCTCCAAATacgtttattataaaaatacattagCGATTTAGCTAAATAGCTAGTGAAACGTATTTGTTATCATAAACATCAGTATCTATCTGTATAGATTTAATCAAACTATATTGATTGACTTAGTAAAAAACTAGAATTGAACATCCGTTCAGAAAAGACTGTCTCGTGCGGAGACGTTGCTCTTGCCGGACTGCATTATCCAGCATATCTTGCAGCGCAACGCAATTGCAAACCAATAGCGGTTACGCACACCCTTTATCTAACTTTCACAGAGCTGAAGACCATTTTAGTTGATTCCTGTACTAATCATATTTGGCAACAGGTTGGCTCCATCTCGGCTGGTGGTCGGTATGACAACCTCGTGGGTATGTTTAGCGGAAACCAAATCCCTGCTGTTGGTGTGAGCCTTGGAATTGAAAGAGTCTTTGCAATCATGGAGCAACAGGAGAAAGAAAGAAAGCGCTCTATTAttttagagggaggcaagctagTTTGTTAGGTCTCTAGGTGGTCCTTGAATGAGATGGATGTAGATATGTAGCTTTTGTGGACATGTGATATGGTGTAGACCCATAACTTTTGTGGATATATTTTTTTTCACAACTTTTGTGGACATGTTGACATGCTGTATGGTAGACTTTAAAATGCTGTGGTTCTCCATGATTTTTCTTATGTGTTTTATATGTGCTTCATATTGTTGTCATGATGTTAGCCCTAAAATATGAAGAAGTCAGGAGATTGCCTaaaatcagagttcaaataattgcaataaggcatacaataaaaaagtctaattccaaatcagggtaaaatcacaattaggcataacaaacaggggcaaaatcgcattgGCATttatgtccttttgtacaaagtttaacaccgttaggggtggatgacggagcaggggcaaactggtgcttcgtgaatggcacagtaagggtaaattcacaaagtcaaaaaaatagggacaaaatcacaatttcgatacaaaacaaggatacaaacgcaagagccccaaAAAAATATGGCTTCTTTGGATTATGCTCCATCTTTAAGCATTTCATGTCTCAAAATTTGTCCGTATTGCCGCTCAACAACTATTCAGCCAAACTTTTTCAAAAGAGTTTGAACTCCACCAGAGAATCTGCTACAGTTAAGAAGCCAAACGTTTTTTTGAAAGAGTTTGAGATCCTCTAGAGAATCTACTACAATTAAGAATTCAGAGCCATTAAAGCCATTTTTTATATGAACTGATCAAACATTCGTTGGAGAAGTTGGAAGCACTTAGATTTCCACATTATTAAGTTCTacttatgatacttgtgaccatGTGGGGACAGTATGTCAAAAGCGAATTTGCAGTAGAAAGCGGTTAGACTACTTAATGCAGAAGCCGGCCAGTTCTGCTACCTCATCTCATCTGTAATTCCTCCATACTAGTTGCCAACCACCCACCAGTTTATCTTTCCATGCAAAACCTACAGCGCAAACATGGTACGGTGACTACGGACACCCAACTGGCCTTGTGTACTCACTTGGTTCTACAGCTCTGTTTTTGATGTGGACTGCTACCTGATGACACTGCTTGTCAGCTTGAGTACAAACAACATGCCACAGTCAAAGACAAAACACAGTGACATCTACAGACAAATTAATAATAAGGTTGGATCCAAAACTCTGATCTGTCAAAGTAACATTATTCTTTGGTCTGTAACAGCTTAATGTTAGATGGCAGCTCCTGGAGGTTTTATCCAACCGGCCTGGACCTGGCAGAGCAAGAAGGGTCTTTGTCTTGTGCTGCGGAAGACAAGAAATTCAGGTTCTCTCTGCAGTAGTTTGGGGGTGACTTCAGCTGCAATAGAGCAGTACTTCCTCTGTCTCAAAATAGAAGTCATTCtcgtttttcgagaagtcaatttttttaaactttgaccaattatatataaaaaaaatattaatatttataatacataattagtacggttagatagatcgttgaatatactttcataataaatttatttggagatataaatattgcacgtatttcaTACAAACCTAGTGAAAGTTGAAAAAGTTTAACCGACACGTATCCTATAGTATCTTTCTTTTTTAAGACGGAGGAGTAACTTTTAACATACAGGTCGCTGCATCGCTCGAGAAGACGATAGGAGACAAATGGTAGGTAACCAAAGACAGATGCATTGTGCATGCAGGCTAACGGAGTGATGGCTGCTCTGCGGCTGCGCCTGCTGCGCTCAGCCACGACCTGTGTGCTGTAGCACCGTGTGCAATGCTATGGCATAGGGTCTACTGCAGTACTGCTGCTGATGCTTATTACGGCTCCAGAGAAAGAACGAAGACATGCAGCAGCAACAGTCGGTGTCATCTTTTTTAAACAATGCAAGCAAATCTGAATATGATGAAGTTTTTTAAATAGTAAAAACAAATCCGGCTTCTTTTGTTGGGAACAAGAGAATTAGACCAATTATTACAAACTTGTGAATTAACAAAATAAGTTTTAGTCAAAGCTCAATCCTAGCTTTATAAAGCTATCCAAAGGAAGGAAAAAATATGTATCGCCGCCACTTCTAGTTAGCGTTTGACGGACTTGGAGAATCTGCTTCTTATCGGCTTcaccaaaactttgttttaacTGCATCCACTAGGGTAGCCAATGTGTTTCTTAGAATAAAAACTTCTAAAGGTTGGTTGTTTGATTGTTAACCACACTTCACCTTCAACAGGTTTGACCACATTGACAAGTGTCTGATTGACAGCTAACCTTAAGCAAGACTTTTTTGGCCTCCACATGTGATAGAGTAAAAAAGTATGCAAGATTCTTTTAGGCATTAGGCATGACAAAGTGTGGCTTATAATTTGCTAGCCACACTTTTTTTGGCTTGCCACACAATTGTGATATATTCCTTATTAGCAATATTGTCCAACACTCCTATCAACAAAAAAGATTTATTTGAAACATCCCTTGACTGTACCACCCATAAAAGGGATCATGAATATCTTTTAGCAAACTAAACTGCTCTTCGAGAAATTTAGCATAAATACAATAACAAAAGAGATGTGGAATTATTTCATTTGTATAACACAACAGAAGGCACATAATTAACCTTTTCTCGTTCCATTCTTGCTAATAAGTTGTTTTTGTTTAAAATAACCTCCTTCTTTAGCAAGGCAAGGTTGTGCCTCATGTGAGTTTCAATTGCGTGTCGAGTCTGCTGGGGGCAAGGACCTCAGCTCTAGGTGTATGCACAAGTATGTCTGGACAAAAAACTCGTAACTCGCTAGCTCGCTTCACTCGCTCGTTAGTGGCTCGGCTCGAGCTCGGCTCGTTTGAACTTTTAAACAAGCTAAGCCAGCAATTTAGCTTGGTTAATTAACAAGCTAGCTCGTGAGCCGCTCGCGGGCCAAGGTAAATCAGATCACAGCAACTTGAATCAACCCATATATACCATGGTCCATTGGCCCAATAAGATAAAACCCTAGCCCCCAACTCCCATGCTTCCACCCCTAGGCCTTAGACTTCCCTCATTCGCCGTTCCGCGCAGGCCTAGCCGCAAACGCATATACGCTCGGCTGTTCCCCTCCTGAGCTGCCGCACGCGGCACACGCGTAAGTCGCCCAGCGCCTGCTGCTCGCTAGGGCCTTGTAATCGCAGCTTTGCTTACTCCCTTGCAAGCCAACGCACAGCAACAAGCattagcttttattttttttcttgatttttCCAAACCAGCATCAGATCATCTGTCTTCTTTATTTTGCTTTTCCCAAATTAATACTCATCTCTATCTTTTGCTGTATGAATAACCACAACAGGAAGAACTTTTTTTAAGTTAGCTCGTGAGCCAAACGAACCAGCTCGAGCTGCCtagcgagccgagccgagccgagccagcttGATAACAAACCGAGCTATAATGAGTCGAGCTATAACGAGCCGACCTAGCTCGATATCCAGTCCTACGCACAAGATGTCTAGGGTGACATACTGCCCTACCAATTGACACAAAAACGATGTaaaatattatatttttctttatttTAGGTCGCTTCGGTGTTTAACAAGACTCAATCTAGCTAGAGCATTAGCTGCATCAAGAAAAATTAGTGTAGAAAATTACTAGTGTTCACCAAGACTCTATTCAACTAGAGTGTCACATcaagaaaaaaatactatagagaagaagatgatgaaaaaTCTAAATAgaatattatatattttttatttcagACGTAATTTAGGGTATTTTGCTGAGTTTTAATATAATAATtcgaattttcttttttttaaatgtAATTTTTGTTGTAGTACTCAACAACAATTTTTTCCCCGAGATAAGTGCCGAGGTGGCGGCAGCTAGCCAGCGACACcagctttcttttttttcttgatgcccgtgcgttgctataggacagctaaacttttgtactaaaaatatacggatcgcacgataagataataataatgtgaaattaaataccgacactaaagtgatatttaatccaaaaaacaaagttcatgaaattaacacagtcacagagagcgcgGCGTCGCTGGCTCAcgaactctactgtatagatatttccgtgatgcggctaagataatattttatatcggtagGAAGAAAATTTcagatatccatttctttcgtgcgccaataaatccatgaataggCTCCGCCGTATCTCCATATCATCATGTACACAGAttcgagtatatatatatatgtaaatattagtgcttGTCACGTGGATAATTCTACGAACGACGAGAAAACATAATGCTAcggacacacacacacatatatatatatatatatatatatagagagacacACACACACGAACGTGTGTTGCAGTGTTACCCGAAAAAGAGGCCAAAACATTGGTCGTGTAACAACCAAATTAAACATCACAAGATCACAAGTGTGGGAGCAGCATGAGCCTGGAGGCATACCAGACCTACAAGATCACTGACTGATTAGCTAAAACATtatatttatcttttttttcgTGACCATACCGTAGCTTTTCATTAAGAAGATGGTTTAAGCATTACACGGTAATCTTGTGATTACCAAGACACACGCACGCGATGGACCAAAGGATTCCTTTTGCACATTGCAACAGCTTGCGACCAAGAAACTACCAAAAGCAAAGAACTACTCATAGAAGGTGACACGGCGACCTCAGAGCTCTGAAGCCAGACATCACCCAGAGGTTGGCCTCATCGACAATACCCTGCAGCAGTTCGCTTGGTGTTGCCGCATCGTTCCTGAATGTTTGTGCGTTCCGCTCCTTCCACAGAGTCCAACCCACCAGAAAGAATAGAGAATCAAAGCCACGGCGATTCTCCTTGGGCAGCACCTTCCTAATCCTTATCCACCACAGCATCACATCTTCTTCCAGTACCTGAATCTGATCCTGGAGATGTAGTTTAGTCAAAATCATTGCCCAAATCTGCCGACTCAGAACGCAACCCAGAATAATCTGGTCCATCGTCTCCACAGCCGGTGCACATATAATGCAGTCATCTGAATCCTGAAGGCCATGCCGTCTTCTCCGTGTAGCCATCCAACATCGTCgatggagcaccaaccaaaaAAAGAACTTAACCTGTGGAGGGGCTGCCGTCTTCCAAAGGAGCTTCACACCAGGAGGTCTAGTCGATCCAACGAACATTGCGCCATATGCCGAAGCTGCAGAATACTCTTAATCGCTGGACCACCTCCAACAGAGCTTATCGGGTATTCCAGGAGAAAGCTGAACTTCTTCGACCAAATCCCAGATGTGCAGATAGTCCAAGATTACCGACCAGTGGGCGGCCCTTTGATGTCACGAACCCAAGCCCTCTGGCAGAGCACTGAAGCAACAGTTCTTTTCCAACATGATCGTGGCACAGCTTGAAAGAGGGAAGGCGCCCGATTACAGGATCTATCATCTGAAGCGGTCCACTTGCATTGCACAGCAGAACAACTTCTTAAATCAATTCCAAAGTTGCAATTGTTCCCTTAGATGAAACACAACTGAAAAGGTACAAAGAGTAACAAGTTTAGTAGTTACCACAATAACGAAAAGAACATTGACCGAGGGTACTGAATTTAATGGAAATTTGCCAACAAACATAACCCAAATACAATGGAGTAATGGACTGCTTGTTTGGTCAAGAGAGCTTGGGAGGCCCTCATGTACTCGCATGATGATCCATTTTGATCAAGAGAGCTGGAAAGATCCTAGTTCCTATCGCCCATCAGATTTGATTCTCGACATGCATGTCAGCTTTCATTTTTTTCCTGTGAGATATACAAATCAGTTTATCATATTCCATCATAGAAACCTGCAGACATAAAAGCGAAATATAGTTCAACCTATGCAAAAGGAGGGAGAAGATCAATGTTGCAAACTGAAATTGgaataaaaatatttaaaaatat includes these proteins:
- the LOC136529485 gene encoding cyclin-D3-1-like isoform X1 translates to MTPRFDFAASVLLCSEDSTTIFDLEEEEREGILCVLRPSPRHANAPSGALPIDFPLQLESCIEAFLGREEDHLPMEGYAERLLLQQPGGSDLVAIRNYAIDWIWKVHDYYKLGPLTVVLSVNYMDRFLSVYHNALEKDWMTQLLTVACLSLAAKMEETIVLNPLDLQVVDAEYVFEPSTIHRMESLVFNTLSWRMQAVTPCSFIDYYLHKFSDGDVVSKIILSRAVELILSTSKVAEFLVFRPSEIAASIALVALGKHESSVLESVATCRKELRKERVLGCYEMVQDKIVMGDIIIKSVGSSVFPKQHSPTGVLGVVACESQQSEDISAGATVCNESSSARKRRRICR
- the LOC136529485 gene encoding cyclin-D3-1-like isoform X2 translates to MTPRFDFAASVLLCSEDSTTIFDLEEEEREGILCVLRPSPRHANAPSGALPIDFPLQLESCIEAFLGREEDHLPMEGYAERLLLQQPGGSDLVAIRNYAIDWIWKLEKDWMTQLLTVACLSLAAKMEETIVLNPLDLQVVDAEYVFEPSTIHRMESLVFNTLSWRMQAVTPCSFIDYYLHKFSDGDVVSKIILSRAVELILSTSKVAEFLVFRPSEIAASIALVALGKHESSVLESVATCRKELRKERVLGCYEMVQDKIVMGDIIIKSVGSSVFPKQHSPTGVLGVVACESQQSEDISAGATVCNESSSARKRRRICR